A DNA window from Helianthus annuus cultivar XRQ/B chromosome 15, HanXRQr2.0-SUNRISE, whole genome shotgun sequence contains the following coding sequences:
- the LOC110881156 gene encoding tubulin-folding cofactor A, which translates to MKEKGADPYDLKQQENVLAESRMMIPDCCKRLESSLADLKGILLGSKLRKLAPTQIYSISFIHHYTAKKFQNFEIFCKP; encoded by the exons ATGAAGGAGAAGGGTGCTGATCCTTATGATCTTAAGCAACAG gAAAATGTGTTGGCTGAATCAAGGATGATGATTCCTGACTGTTGCAAACGCCTTGAGTCCTCGCTAGCTGACCTAAAAGGAATATTG CTCGGATCTAAGCTTCGGAAGCTAGCCCCAACCCAAATTTATAGCATCAGCTTCATCCATCATTATACAGCCAAAAAGTTTCAAAATTTTGAAATCTTTTGCAAACCTTAA